From a single Nitrogeniibacter mangrovi genomic region:
- a CDS encoding ArsR/SmtB family transcription factor, whose amino-acid sequence MRDMPHIAPVAALIGDAARADMLTALMADRALTATELAMVAGVTRQTASAHLAKLCEAGLVIMQRQGRHRYFRLSGHDVAVLIEALMGVAFRTGAVRPRAPVRAPALRKARLCYDHMAGDLAVAAFEAMLMRGWFCARPGELALSGFGRTALVALGVDAAGLEAGRRVTCRMCADWGEGRQHLAGALGARVLDHVLEAGWAVRDPDSRALRFSAAGEAAFRSAFLLD is encoded by the coding sequence ATGAGAGATATGCCTCACATCGCGCCGGTGGCGGCCTTGATCGGCGATGCCGCCCGCGCCGACATGCTCACCGCGCTCATGGCCGATCGCGCCCTCACCGCCACCGAGCTGGCCATGGTGGCGGGCGTGACCCGGCAGACCGCGAGCGCGCATCTGGCCAAGCTGTGCGAGGCGGGGCTGGTGATCATGCAACGCCAGGGGCGGCATCGCTATTTCCGCCTCTCGGGGCACGATGTGGCGGTGCTCATCGAGGCCTTGATGGGGGTGGCCTTTCGCACCGGCGCGGTGAGGCCGCGTGCCCCGGTGCGCGCGCCGGCCCTGCGCAAGGCGCGGCTGTGCTACGACCACATGGCCGGCGATCTGGCCGTGGCCGCCTTCGAGGCGATGCTCATGCGCGGCTGGTTCTGTGCCCGTCCGGGCGAACTGGCGCTGTCGGGATTCGGCCGGACGGCGCTGGTGGCGCTGGGTGTCGATGCCGCGGGGCTCGAGGCCGGGCGGCGCGTGACCTGCCGCATGTGCGCGGACTGGGGCGAGGGGCGCCAGCATCTGGCCGGCGCCCTGGGGGCGCGTGTGCTCGATCATGTGCTCGAGGCCGGGTGGGCGGTGCGCGATCCCGATTCGCGGGCGCTGCGCTTCAGCGCCGCGGGGGAGGCCGCGTTCCGCTCGGCGTTCCTGCTCGACTGA
- a CDS encoding alkaline phosphatase PhoX encodes MVKPLALAVFGVFASAQAFAAGNTLFDELDPLTAPSSAVSVADEATQALLLSTAPGITVTQSTLASRSTVGSLSDINVGRYWDMIDTNRTGADQGRYLFMPFEPSNQSGANTGSGALRYDKLTGATTTIVAVGTQNWQRGDASRWAPWGGWMTGEENFNGVAGSATGRLFEVTNPVTATATTLTNGNGNLVQRNTMLPLVSHEGLAFDSANNFYFIDENSGGSFYKFVSANPNAANGDDFFANGTTYALQVGTGSNADVGGSFNWVDIGVSGAGQDGRTLADAAGATAFNRPEDMEVFTLGNGHEAIAFNATGTHTTWTVDLSDMSITELVTRNTIDVATGLAVGSDFTSPDNIAIDADGNLYIVEDQGVPNADIWQVIDSDGDGVAEGVKRWAALQVAGAEPTGLFFDPYDPNTAYLNIQHPGSDNDRLMKISVSAVPEPESYAMLLAGLGLVGAIARRRRAA; translated from the coding sequence ATGGTCAAACCGCTCGCCCTCGCCGTGTTCGGCGTGTTCGCCTCCGCCCAGGCGTTCGCTGCCGGCAACACCCTCTTCGACGAACTCGATCCGCTCACCGCGCCCTCGTCGGCCGTGTCGGTCGCCGACGAAGCCACCCAGGCCCTGCTGCTGTCGACCGCCCCGGGCATCACCGTCACCCAGAGCACGCTGGCGTCGCGCAGCACCGTGGGCAGCCTGTCCGACATCAACGTCGGCCGTTATTGGGACATGATCGACACCAACCGCACCGGTGCCGATCAGGGCCGCTACCTGTTCATGCCCTTCGAGCCCAGCAACCAGTCGGGCGCCAACACCGGCTCCGGCGCGCTGCGCTACGACAAACTCACCGGCGCCACCACCACGATCGTCGCGGTCGGCACCCAGAACTGGCAGCGTGGCGACGCCTCGCGCTGGGCCCCCTGGGGTGGCTGGATGACCGGCGAAGAGAACTTCAACGGGGTCGCCGGTTCGGCCACCGGCCGCCTGTTCGAAGTCACCAACCCGGTGACCGCCACCGCCACCACCCTGACCAACGGCAACGGCAATCTGGTCCAGCGCAACACCATGCTGCCGCTGGTGTCGCACGAAGGCCTGGCCTTCGACAGCGCCAACAACTTCTACTTCATCGACGAGAACAGCGGCGGCTCCTTCTACAAGTTCGTCTCCGCCAACCCCAACGCCGCCAACGGTGACGACTTCTTCGCCAACGGCACCACCTACGCCCTGCAGGTCGGCACCGGCAGCAACGCCGATGTCGGCGGCAGCTTCAACTGGGTCGACATCGGCGTGAGCGGCGCCGGCCAGGACGGCCGCACGCTGGCCGACGCCGCCGGCGCGACCGCCTTCAACCGTCCGGAGGACATGGAGGTGTTCACCCTGGGCAACGGTCACGAGGCCATCGCCTTCAACGCCACCGGCACCCACACCACCTGGACGGTGGACCTGTCCGACATGTCGATCACCGAACTGGTGACCCGCAACACCATCGACGTGGCCACCGGCCTGGCGGTCGGCTCCGACTTCACCAGCCCGGACAACATCGCCATCGACGCCGACGGCAACCTCTACATCGTCGAGGACCAGGGCGTGCCCAACGCCGACATCTGGCAGGTCATCGACAGCGACGGCGACGGCGTGGCCGAAGGCGTCAAGCGCTGGGCCGCCCTTCAGGTGGCCGGCGCCGAGCCCACCGGCCTGTTCTTCGATCCCTACGATCCGAACACCGCCTACCTCAACATCCAGCATCCGGGCAGCGACAACGACCGTCTGATGAAGATCAGCGTCTCCGCCGTGCCGGAACCCGAGTCCTACGCCATGCTGCTGGCCGGTCTCGGCCTGGTGGGTGCCATCGCCCGCCGCCGTCGCGCCGCCTGA
- the fliN gene encoding flagellar motor switch protein FliN, with product MADTDTDENQVSDDDWAAAMQEQADTEGGGDAAAEDDWAAAMQEQADAEQVASDLQAAADSADSPYQAKPASQLFPDFGAEGGSAGGNAELDMILDIPVQITVELGRTKLSIRNLLQLAHGSVVELDGLAGEPMDVLVNGTLIAQGEVVVVNEKFGIRLTDIITPAERMRKLRH from the coding sequence ATGGCTGATACCGACACCGACGAAAACCAGGTCTCCGACGACGACTGGGCTGCCGCCATGCAGGAACAGGCCGACACCGAGGGTGGCGGCGACGCCGCGGCCGAGGACGACTGGGCCGCCGCCATGCAGGAGCAGGCCGACGCCGAACAGGTGGCCTCCGACCTGCAGGCCGCCGCCGATTCGGCCGACTCGCCCTACCAGGCCAAGCCCGCCAGCCAGCTGTTTCCGGACTTCGGCGCCGAAGGCGGCAGCGCCGGCGGCAACGCCGAGCTGGACATGATCCTCGACATCCCGGTGCAGATCACCGTGGAGCTGGGCCGCACCAAGCTGTCGATCCGCAACCTGCTGCAGCTGGCGCACGGCTCGGTGGTGGAACTGGACGGGCTCGCCGGCGAGCCCATGGACGTCCTCGTCAACGGCACCCTCATCGCCCAGGGCGAAGTGGTGGTGGTGAACGAGAAGTTCGGCATCCGCCTGACCGACATCATCACGCCCGCCGAACGCATGCGCAAACTGCGCCACTGA
- the fliM gene encoding flagellar motor switch protein FliM, with amino-acid sequence MSADFLSQDEVDALLRGVTGETEESDADDGDEGGVRPYNLGTQERIVRGRMPTMELINERFARYLRIGLFNFMHRNAEISVGSIKVQKYSEFVRNLVVPTNLNLVNARPLRGTGLVVFDPNLVFLVVDNMFGGDGRFHTRVEGRDFTATEQRIIMGMLETVFAEYERAWAPVYKLKLEYLRSEMNSQFANIATPSEIVVSTAFSLELGGAQADMHICFPYSMLEPIRETLYSTMQSDHITQDKRWIGTMTKQIKSAPVELTVNLGQATVTLRDIVNMRVGDVIPIEVPEAIRAEVDGVAVLEGRYGVQNGQYAIRVERMIPPEDTNEPPPPGENHG; translated from the coding sequence ATGTCAGCCGATTTTCTCTCCCAGGACGAAGTCGACGCGCTGCTGCGCGGCGTGACCGGGGAAACCGAGGAAAGCGACGCCGATGACGGCGACGAAGGCGGCGTTCGCCCATACAACCTCGGCACGCAGGAACGCATCGTCCGTGGGCGCATGCCCACGATGGAGCTCATCAACGAGCGCTTCGCCCGTTACCTGCGCATCGGCCTGTTCAACTTCATGCACCGCAACGCCGAGATCTCGGTCGGTTCGATCAAGGTGCAGAAGTACAGCGAATTCGTGCGCAACCTGGTGGTGCCCACCAACCTCAACCTGGTCAACGCCAGGCCGCTGCGCGGCACCGGGCTGGTGGTCTTCGATCCCAACCTCGTGTTCCTGGTGGTGGACAACATGTTCGGCGGCGACGGCCGCTTCCACACCCGGGTCGAGGGGCGCGACTTCACCGCCACCGAACAGCGCATCATCATGGGCATGCTCGAGACGGTGTTCGCCGAATACGAGCGTGCCTGGGCGCCGGTGTACAAGCTCAAGCTCGAGTACCTGCGCTCGGAGATGAACTCCCAGTTCGCCAACATCGCGACCCCTTCGGAGATCGTGGTCTCCACCGCGTTCTCCCTCGAACTGGGCGGGGCCCAGGCAGACATGCACATCTGCTTCCCCTACTCCATGCTCGAACCGATCCGCGAGACGCTCTACTCCACCATGCAGAGCGACCACATCACCCAGGACAAGCGCTGGATCGGCACCATGACCAAGCAGATCAAGTCGGCCCCCGTGGAGCTGACGGTCAACCTGGGTCAAGCCACCGTCACCCTGCGCGACATCGTCAACATGCGCGTGGGCGACGTCATTCCGATCGAGGTCCCCGAAGCCATCCGGGCCGAGGTCGACGGCGTGGCCGTCCTCGAGGGGCGGTACGGCGTGCAAAACGGGCAGTACGCCATCCGCGTCGAGCGCATGATTCCGCCCGAAGACACCAACGAGCCCCCGCCACCGGGAGAAAACCATGGCTGA
- a CDS encoding flagellar basal body-associated FliL family protein produces the protein MSKAAAKPEAEGEAPPKKGGKKLLIIILVVVLLLVVAGGAVVVLLLKKNQGEDGATDAHAKEETHLKVDLSHPPTFVTLEPFTVNLAPAEGDHFLQVVMVLKVVDPEVAEQMKGYMPEIRHEVNLVLSSKLPSEISTVDGREELAKEAMERINYVLGFEKPSAEQMKRNPGPWGPVISVLFNSFIVQ, from the coding sequence ATGTCGAAAGCAGCCGCCAAACCGGAGGCCGAAGGAGAAGCACCGCCCAAGAAGGGTGGCAAGAAACTGTTGATCATCATCCTTGTGGTGGTGCTGCTGCTGGTGGTGGCCGGCGGCGCGGTGGTGGTGCTGCTGCTCAAGAAGAATCAGGGCGAGGATGGCGCCACCGACGCGCACGCGAAGGAAGAAACGCATCTGAAGGTGGACCTGTCGCATCCGCCCACCTTCGTGACCCTGGAGCCGTTCACGGTCAACCTGGCACCGGCCGAAGGGGATCACTTCCTGCAGGTGGTGATGGTGCTCAAGGTGGTCGATCCGGAAGTGGCCGAACAGATGAAGGGCTACATGCCGGAGATTCGCCACGAGGTGAACCTGGTGCTCTCGAGCAAGCTGCCCTCGGAGATTTCCACCGTGGATGGCCGCGAGGAACTGGCCAAGGAGGCCATGGAACGCATCAACTACGTGCTCGGCTTCGAGAAGCCGAGCGCCGAACAGATGAAGCGCAATCCGGGCCCATGGGGACCGGTGATTTCGGTGTTGTTCAATTCGTTCATCGTGCAATGA
- a CDS encoding flagellar hook-length control protein FliK, giving the protein MAAMVKQTLTQMLQATPTPSKGAGARGSEGNGATQETFSNTLERKMAAPERPPEARAQARQNADKPQENQPVQDKAPESAQTADAPGRDEAPAADGKQAQADGDTKAATKDTQASDDSKTAAAADAATSTTPAADPAVDPATVIAAPAAVAATPAKDAALPAADANSGAAVAATASGNRKATTVVDLTARVSDDAAKTATDPSGDRPGKDAGLTGAQARAADADTNTDLRTKPAPIRDGIANFAAQLDKQLGTAKPGDAIQMNTPGAASPGVNAHAALAAAAPSQTAQAARLSQPVLPTHLGTPVDSADWPDAVGNRVMWMAGKDESRAELILTPPSLGKLEISLHMSGDTTTAHFTAATPAAREALEQAMPRLREMLEQAGVMLADSNVNTAPQDQPGERGQGGQFHGGRHGAGGELAVGAVGTPAGHWISRGEGMIDTFA; this is encoded by the coding sequence ATGGCCGCAATGGTGAAACAGACCCTGACGCAGATGCTGCAAGCCACCCCGACCCCGAGCAAGGGTGCCGGCGCGCGTGGCAGCGAGGGCAATGGCGCCACGCAAGAGACCTTCTCCAACACCCTGGAACGCAAGATGGCGGCACCGGAGCGCCCGCCCGAAGCACGCGCCCAGGCGCGCCAGAACGCCGACAAACCCCAGGAAAATCAGCCGGTTCAGGACAAGGCGCCCGAATCCGCGCAGACCGCCGACGCGCCCGGGCGCGACGAGGCCCCGGCAGCCGACGGCAAGCAGGCCCAGGCCGACGGCGACACCAAGGCGGCCACCAAGGACACCCAGGCCAGCGACGACAGCAAGACCGCAGCGGCGGCCGACGCGGCGACCAGCACCACCCCGGCAGCCGATCCGGCCGTCGATCCGGCGACCGTGATTGCCGCACCGGCAGCCGTTGCCGCCACGCCGGCAAAGGACGCCGCCCTGCCCGCCGCCGACGCCAACTCTGGCGCGGCCGTCGCCGCGACCGCATCGGGCAACCGCAAAGCCACCACGGTGGTCGATCTGACGGCGCGGGTGAGCGACGACGCCGCCAAAACCGCCACCGACCCCAGTGGCGATCGTCCAGGCAAGGACGCTGGGCTGACCGGCGCACAAGCTCGTGCCGCCGACGCCGACACCAACACCGACCTGCGCACCAAGCCCGCCCCCATCCGCGACGGCATCGCCAACTTCGCCGCGCAACTGGACAAGCAGCTCGGTACCGCCAAGCCCGGCGACGCGATCCAGATGAACACCCCCGGCGCCGCCTCGCCCGGCGTCAATGCCCATGCGGCCCTGGCCGCCGCCGCGCCGAGTCAGACGGCCCAGGCGGCCCGGCTGTCGCAACCCGTGCTGCCCACCCACCTGGGCACGCCCGTCGACAGCGCCGACTGGCCGGACGCGGTGGGCAACCGGGTGATGTGGATGGCCGGCAAGGACGAATCGCGCGCCGAGCTGATCCTGACCCCGCCGAGCCTGGGCAAGCTGGAAATCTCGCTGCACATGTCGGGCGACACCACCACGGCCCACTTCACCGCGGCCACGCCGGCCGCGCGCGAGGCCCTGGAACAGGCCATGCCGCGGCTGCGCGAGATGCTCGAACAGGCCGGCGTGATGCTGGCCGACAGTAACGTGAACACCGCGCCCCAGGACCAGCCCGGCGAACGCGGCCAGGGCGGACAGTTCCACGGGGGCCGTCATGGCGCCGGTGGCGAACTGGCCGTCGGCGCGGTCGGCACCCCGGCGGGCCATTGGATCTCGCGCGGAGAAGGCATGATCGACACCTTCGCCTGA
- the fliJ gene encoding flagellar export protein FliJ — translation MTKPFPLQTLLDMANSRMDDAARRLGELIANETEDCRKLELLENYRAEYQAKFAEALRNGIDPQAMRNYSLFIGKLDEAIAAQRDTVTQSKQRTVKGQQAWMDQRTRAKAFDALSKRHQAKEARDELKREQRMTDEHASKQFRDRQSDDE, via the coding sequence ATGACCAAACCGTTTCCGTTGCAGACCCTGCTCGACATGGCCAACAGCCGCATGGACGACGCCGCGCGCCGTCTGGGCGAACTGATCGCCAACGAGACGGAAGATTGTCGCAAGCTGGAACTGCTCGAGAACTACCGGGCCGAATATCAGGCGAAGTTCGCCGAGGCGCTGCGCAACGGCATCGATCCGCAGGCCATGCGCAACTACAGCCTGTTCATCGGCAAGCTGGACGAGGCCATCGCGGCGCAGCGGGACACGGTCACGCAGTCCAAGCAGCGCACGGTCAAGGGGCAGCAGGCGTGGATGGACCAGCGCACCCGGGCCAAGGCCTTCGACGCCCTGTCGAAGCGTCATCAGGCCAAGGAGGCGCGGGACGAGCTCAAGCGCGAACAGCGCATGACCGACGAGCACGCCAGCAAGCAGTTCCGCGACCGGCAATCGGACGACGAGTAA
- the fliI gene encoding flagellar protein export ATPase FliI: MERHTDTWRRFLSDAQRLAGATSPFQMSGRLTRINGLVMEAAGLKLPLGSGCRIVVPGGGSVEAEVVGFNGERIYMMPTDDVFGLAPGAQVLPIEPVQPKLIAGQRTVPRRRASDRAKHLPLDDALLGRVVDGAGRPLDGLGPLEAEHSRSLQSRPFNPLQRAPISQSLDVGIRAINALLTIGRGQRMGLFAGSGVGKSVLIGMMARYTKADVIVVGLIGERGREVKEFIEQNLGEEGRARSVVVAAPADTSPLMRLQGAAYATTIAEYFRDQGKQVLLIMDSLTRYAMAQREIALAIGEPPVTRGYPPSVFARLPALVERAGNGPDGGGSITAFYTVLAEGDDQQDPIADSARAILDGHIVLSRALADQGHYPAIDIEQSISRAMHNLVKPAHFEHVRKFKQLFSRYQRSRDLIAVGAYQPGSDPVLDQAVEAYPALEAYLQQAIDEREGYEDAVAKLHRLFGDEI; this comes from the coding sequence ATGGAGCGTCACACGGACACCTGGCGCCGATTCCTGTCCGACGCACAGCGCCTGGCCGGCGCGACCAGTCCGTTCCAGATGTCCGGCCGTCTCACCCGCATCAACGGCCTGGTGATGGAAGCGGCCGGCCTCAAGCTGCCGCTCGGCTCCGGCTGCCGCATCGTGGTGCCCGGCGGCGGCTCGGTGGAAGCCGAGGTGGTCGGCTTCAACGGCGAGCGCATCTACATGATGCCCACCGACGATGTGTTCGGCCTCGCCCCCGGCGCCCAGGTGCTGCCCATCGAACCCGTGCAGCCCAAGCTCATCGCCGGCCAGCGCACGGTGCCGCGCCGGCGCGCCTCCGACCGCGCCAAGCACCTGCCGCTCGACGACGCCCTGCTCGGCCGCGTGGTCGACGGTGCCGGTCGTCCGCTGGACGGCCTCGGGCCGCTGGAAGCCGAACACAGCCGCTCGCTCCAGAGCCGCCCCTTCAACCCGCTGCAGCGCGCCCCCATCAGCCAGTCGCTGGATGTGGGCATCCGCGCCATCAACGCCCTGCTCACCATCGGCCGCGGCCAGCGCATGGGCCTGTTCGCCGGCTCCGGCGTGGGCAAGTCGGTGCTCATCGGCATGATGGCCCGCTACACCAAGGCCGACGTGATCGTGGTCGGGCTGATCGGCGAACGGGGCCGCGAGGTCAAGGAATTCATCGAGCAGAACCTGGGCGAGGAAGGCCGCGCCCGCTCGGTGGTGGTCGCCGCCCCCGCCGACACCAGCCCGCTGATGCGCCTGCAGGGCGCCGCCTACGCCACCACCATCGCCGAATACTTCCGCGACCAGGGCAAGCAGGTGCTGCTGATCATGGACTCGCTCACCCGCTACGCCATGGCCCAGCGCGAGATCGCCCTGGCCATCGGCGAACCGCCGGTCACCCGCGGCTATCCGCCCTCGGTGTTCGCCCGCCTGCCGGCCCTGGTCGAGCGTGCCGGCAACGGCCCCGACGGCGGCGGCTCCATCACCGCCTTCTACACCGTGCTCGCCGAGGGCGACGATCAGCAGGACCCGATCGCCGACTCGGCGCGCGCCATCCTCGACGGCCACATCGTGCTCTCGCGCGCGCTGGCCGATCAGGGGCACTACCCGGCCATCGACATCGAACAGTCCATCAGCCGGGCCATGCACAACCTGGTCAAGCCGGCCCACTTCGAGCATGTGCGCAAGTTCAAGCAACTGTTCTCGCGCTACCAGCGCTCGCGCGATCTCATCGCCGTGGGCGCCTACCAGCCCGGCTCCGACCCGGTGCTCGACCAGGCGGTCGAGGCCTACCCGGCCCTCGAGGCCTACCTGCAGCAGGCCATCGACGAGCGCGAAGGCTACGAGGATGCGGTCGCCAAGCTGCACCGGCTGTTCGGCGACGAGATCTGA
- a CDS encoding flagellar assembly protein FliH, producing the protein MSFHRNQAAGAYRRWDPPSFDAPPEPEPAPVELDSPEPPPEPETFEPEADAEPPFKLPTAEDIERIHDEARKEGYAAGYEEATARGRMEALQLHTLVENLDAAMTQLDQDVAEEVLALSLEVARQMVQHSMHEHPAMVVDVVREALHHLPQGRALIHLNPEDASLVREYLGEQLKHNEHRLVEDDTVARGGCRVEAAGSMVDATVQTRWRRIMENLGRDDTEWEAQD; encoded by the coding sequence GTGAGCTTTCATCGCAACCAGGCCGCCGGCGCCTATCGCCGCTGGGACCCGCCCAGCTTCGACGCCCCGCCCGAACCCGAGCCGGCACCGGTCGAGCTCGACTCCCCCGAACCGCCGCCGGAACCCGAGACCTTCGAACCCGAGGCGGACGCCGAACCGCCGTTCAAGCTGCCCACGGCCGAGGACATCGAACGCATCCACGACGAAGCGCGCAAGGAAGGCTACGCCGCCGGCTACGAGGAGGCGACCGCGCGCGGTCGCATGGAAGCCCTGCAACTGCACACCCTGGTCGAAAACCTCGACGCCGCCATGACCCAGCTCGACCAGGACGTGGCCGAGGAAGTGCTCGCTCTGTCCCTCGAAGTGGCCCGCCAGATGGTCCAGCACAGCATGCACGAGCATCCGGCCATGGTGGTGGACGTGGTGCGCGAGGCCCTGCATCACCTGCCCCAGGGGCGCGCCCTCATCCACCTGAACCCCGAGGACGCCTCCCTGGTGCGCGAGTACCTGGGCGAACAGCTCAAGCACAACGAACACCGCCTGGTCGAGGACGACACCGTGGCACGCGGCGGCTGCCGCGTCGAAGCCGCCGGCTCCATGGTCGACGCCACCGTGCAGACCCGCTGGCGCCGCATCATGGAAAACCTCGGCCGCGACGACACCGAGTGGGAGGCGCAGGACTGA
- the fliG gene encoding flagellar motor switch protein FliG, protein MSAEDGTEKGALLLLSLGSDEAAEVLKHLGPKEVQKLGLTMAKLPSHPRSKVEPLLDELETHSEKGSPIEANEEEIRAMLTKALGDDRAAHIISRVLQGSDTAGIESLKWMDAATAADLIKNEHPQIIATILVHLEYDQAGEILKHFTDRLRNDVVLRIATLDGVQPTALKELNDALSRTLSGASTVKKAAMGGVRHAADILNFVGAAAETAVIDNVREYDPDLAQKILDEMFVFDNLMDIDDRGIQTILREVQSDSLVVALKGATEEMREKIFKNMSQRAAEMLREDLESRGPVRLSEVEAEQKEILKIVRRLAEEGQIMLGGKGGDDAFV, encoded by the coding sequence ATGAGCGCTGAAGACGGCACCGAAAAAGGCGCCCTGCTGCTGCTGTCGCTCGGGTCGGACGAAGCGGCCGAAGTGCTCAAGCACCTCGGCCCGAAGGAAGTGCAGAAGCTCGGCCTCACCATGGCCAAGCTGCCCTCGCATCCGCGCTCCAAGGTCGAACCCCTGCTCGACGAGCTGGAAACCCACAGCGAGAAGGGCTCGCCCATCGAGGCGAACGAGGAAGAGATCCGCGCCATGCTCACCAAGGCGCTCGGCGACGACCGCGCCGCGCACATCATCTCGCGCGTGCTGCAGGGCTCCGACACCGCCGGCATCGAAAGCCTCAAGTGGATGGACGCGGCCACCGCGGCCGATCTGATCAAGAACGAACACCCGCAGATCATCGCCACCATCCTGGTGCATCTGGAATACGACCAGGCCGGCGAGATCCTCAAGCATTTCACCGACCGCCTGCGCAACGACGTGGTGCTGCGCATCGCCACCCTCGACGGGGTGCAGCCGACCGCGCTCAAGGAACTGAACGACGCCCTCTCGCGCACCCTGTCCGGCGCCTCCACGGTCAAGAAGGCGGCCATGGGTGGCGTGCGCCATGCCGCCGACATCCTCAACTTCGTCGGCGCCGCGGCCGAGACGGCCGTCATCGACAACGTGCGCGAATACGACCCCGACCTGGCGCAGAAGATCCTCGACGAGATGTTCGTGTTCGACAACCTCATGGACATCGACGACCGCGGCATCCAGACCATCCTGCGCGAGGTGCAGTCCGACTCGCTGGTGGTGGCCCTCAAGGGCGCCACCGAGGAGATGCGCGAGAAGATCTTCAAGAACATGTCCCAGCGCGCCGCCGAGATGCTGCGCGAGGACCTCGAATCGCGCGGCCCGGTGCGCCTGTCCGAAGTGGAAGCGGAGCAGAAGGAAATCCTCAAGATCGTCCGCCGCCTGGCCGAGGAAGGCCAGATCATGCTCGGCGGCAAGGGAGGCGACGATGCCTTCGTGTAA